Proteins encoded together in one Ficedula albicollis isolate OC2 unplaced genomic scaffold, FicAlb1.5 N00221, whole genome shotgun sequence window:
- the EGR4 gene encoding early growth response protein 4, whose translation MLNVMDFSCPDPLYSKYEESCEMKTGELQGLGQPEQQLLAEADFLGGELLGAPGSGGAVDFSLLGSQPSPSLSYTGSFFIKAVPEHPQDQESLFNLMSGILGISPFASSEGHQRHLDALYPCPEVAQGQLELYPPCQPELSGSSPFPEGYGAFPAAEGAQPLQAQPALANASQCFFQPKLPDSKQDIKLSSASPPLDKFKASCAQWEPLSQQHQAYLPAGFHSPEGFESGPGLFQPPGSKLESVLSVSCQPELGGLPEEPACFGTHLGFGCEPENFPARGDFGDTKIHSIPAPLMPDFDASLAQPEVLPGLLGSAELLHPHPSPSVPPTDFLGHPPSLLPAAPAALAEPKKKTRRSKCSSKCFCPKPHEKAFACPVENCIRSFARSDELNRHLRIHTGHKPFQCRICLRNFSRSDHLTTHIRTHTGEKPFSCDTCGRRFARSDEKKRHSKVHLKQKARSEEKLKGLGFFSVGLSFGTL comes from the exons ATGCTCAACGTTATGGATTTCTCCTGCCCGGACCCGCTTTACTCCAAGTACGAGGAGAGCTGCGAGATGAAAAcgggagagctgcagggcttggggcagcctGAGCAGCAACTTCTGGCAGAGGCCGATTTCCTTGGAG GTGAGCTGCTGGGCGCCCCCGGCAGCGGCGGGGCCGTGGATTTctccctgctgggcagccagcCCTCCCCTTCGCTCAGCTACACCGGCAGCTTCTTCATCAAGGCGGTACCGGAGCACCCGCAGGACCAGGAATCCCTCTTCAACCTGATGTCGGGCATCCTGGGCATCTCCCCGTTCGCCTCCTCCGAGGGCCACCAGAGGCACCTGGACGCTCTTTACCCGTGCCCCGAGGTGGCCCAGGGCCAGCTGGAGCTGTACCCGCCGTGCCAGCCCGAGCTGAGCGGCTCCAGCCCGTTCCCCGAGGGCTACGGCGCCTTCCCCGCGGCCGAGGGCGCTCAGCCCCTGCAGGCGCAGCCCGCGCTGGCCAACGCCTCCCAGTGCTTCTTCCAGCCCAAGCTCCCGGACAGCAAGCAGGACATCAAGCTGTCCTCCGCCTCGCCGCCCCTGGACAAGTTCAAAGCCTCCTGCGCGCAGTGGGagcccctctcccagcagcaccaggcctACTTGCCCGCTGGCTTCCACTCGCCCGAAGGCTTCGAGAGCGGCCCGGGGCTGTTCCAGCCGCCGGGCTCCAAGCTGGAGAGCGTCCTGTCGGTCAGCTGCCAGCCGGAGCTCGGCGGCCTGCCCGAGGAGCCTGCCTGCTTCGGAACCCATCTGGGCTTCGGCTGCGAGCCAGAAAACTTCCCTGCCCGCGGGGACTTCGGGGACACCAAGATCCACAGCATCCCCGCCCCGCTGATGCCGGACTTCGACGCCTCCTTGGCCCAGCCCGAGGTGCTGCCGGGCCTGCTGGGCTCGGCCGAgctcctccatccccacccctCTCCTTCTGTGCCCCCCACGGACTTCCTGGGCCACCCCCCGTCCCTGCTGCCCGCCGCCCCCGCCGCGCTGGCCGAGCCCAAGAAGAAGACGCGGCGGAGCAAATGCTCCTCCAAGTGCTTCTGCCCCAAGCCCCACGAGAAGGCGTTCGCCTGCCCGGTGGAGAACTGCATCCGCAGCTTCGCCCGCTCCGACGAGCTCAACCGGCACCTGCGCATCCACACGGGCCACAAACCCTTCCAGTGCCGCATCTGCCTGCGCAACTTCAGCCGCAGCGACCACCTCACCACGCACATCCGCACCCACACGGGCGAGAAGCCCTTCTCCTGCGACACCTGCGGCCGCCGCTTCGCCCGCAGCGACGAGAAGAAGCGGCACAGCAAGGTGCACCTCAAGCAGAAGGCGCGCAGCGAGGAGAAGCTCAAGGGCTTGGGCTTCTTCTCGGTGGGGCTCTCCTTCGGGACGCTCTGA